Part of the Methylomonas sp. AM2-LC genome, CAGTGTATAAGCTGTTAAGTTGCTTAAGACTTTAATTTATACATCAATAAGATAAGCGTGGCGTTAATGCCAGTTCTGGTTTAAAAACAGGGTATACGCTAATATGTTACCGACACTTTGGGTGATGGCTGTATCACCCGCACAGTTTTTTCAACCACTCGCTCATTGAGGAACTGATATGCATAACTATTATAAAAAAATCGGTGCAGCTCTACTGGTAACTTTCAGTGCTTTTAATGTTTATGCCGCAGATCTAGTGGCTGGCAAAAATCGCGCAATGGTTTGTCAAGGTTGTCATGGTAGTGCAGGTGTGAGTAGCATGGCACTATTTCCCAGTCTGGCTGGACAAAGCCACTCATACCTGGAAGCGCAATTAAACAGCTTTAAAACTGGCAGTCGTAGCAATGCCATGATGCAACCCTTGGCTAAGGATTTAAGTGATGCTGATATCCAGAATTTAGCCGCTTATTTTGCTAGTCTGCCCAGCAAATCTTCAGGTGGCGATACCAACTTGGCCAAACAGGGTAAAGATAAGGTGAATATGTGTTTGGGTTGTCATGGTGCAAAACTAACCGGTCAGGCACAAGTACCCAGATTGGCTGGTCAACATGCCGATTATCTTGCCAAGCAATTACATGATTTTAAAAGTGGCGAACGTAAAGCCGGACATATGAATATGATTGCCAAAACGCTGAGTGATGAAGATATTAAGGCTATTAGCGCTTATTTAGGCACCTTGGAATAATCTTAACAAAGCGATGACACCAGCCATCATATTGAGCGTCACTCTGGGTTTAGCTATAAGTTTAGATTACTATTTGGGTGAGCCTGCAAACACCTATCATCCCTTGGTCGCGTTTGGTAAATGGGTTAAGTATTTAGAGCAGGGTTTACTGCGGCTTGATATTTCCGAGAATTATCAGCGCCTGTTTGGGGTTGTGGCTATGATTCTGGCGATAGTGCCAAGTTTTGCCTGGCTGCTCTGGCAACCCCAGTCCCCATGGGTGGAAATAGTTTTCGGTACATTAACCCTGTATTTTTGTATAGGTGCGCGCAGTTTGCAGCAACATGCACAAGCGGTACATATTGCTTTACAAGCAAACGATTTAAGCGATGCGCGTTTGCAGGTAAGCAAGATTGTCAGCCGCCAAACTGCTCATATGAGCGATGCAGATATACGCCGTGCTACGATTGAATCTGTATTGGAAAATGGTGCAGACGCAGTGTTTGCGCCATTATTCTGGTTTGTGTTGCTGGGGCCATTTGGCGCAGTACTGTATCGGTTAAGCAATACCCTAGATGCCATGTGGGGTTACAAAACCCTGCGTTATCGCCATTTTGGATGGGCAAGTGCCCGATTCGACGATGCAATGAATTGGCTGCCTGCCCGCTTAACAGCCTTAAGCTATACCGTATTAGGAAATAGTTCTCAAGCTTTGCAGGCGTGGCGCTACCACGCACCACTGCTGGAAAGCCCTAATGCCGGGCCGGTTATGTCTGCGGGGGCAGGGGCATTAAATTTGCAATTAGGCGGGCCAGCAATCTATGCTGGCGTACCTAAACAAAAGCCTTGGTTTGGCGGAAAAAACATTCCACAAAATAACGATATTGATCGAGCTTGCCAATTAATTTACCGCACTTGCTGGCTATGGTGGCTGCTTATTGTTGTCGGTGTTAACTTTGCTTGAGCATGGTGGGCGATTACGGGAAGCGGCACATCAGTATGGTATACCCCTAACTGATTGGCTGGATTTGTCTACAGGTATTAATCCCAATGGCTGGCAGGTACCCGCTATACCTGCCCATTGTTGGCAACGTTTACCGGAAGATAATGACGAGTTATTGCCAAACGCCAGGCTTTATTATCAAAATTCTTCCTTATTAGCCGTTGCAGGTTCTCAAGCAGCTATCCAGCTATTGCCGACACTGAGAGCGCCCGCGCAGGTGGGTGTTTTACATCCCGCCTATGCAGAACATGCTACTGGCTGGGAAAATGCGGGCCATCAATTACGCATATTGGATATCGACAATATTGAATCGGAATTGGATACTCTGGATGTGTTAATTATTATTAACCCCAATAATCCTACCGGTAAATTATGGGAGCCAGCACGATTGCTGGACTGGCATCATAAACTCAGTCAACGTGGAGGATGGTTGATCGTGGATGAAGCTTTTATTGATAACATGCCTGAATATAGCCTTTCGGCCTTGCCTGTAAAGAAAGGGCTTATTATTCTGCGTTCGGTAGGCAAGTTTTTTGGATTGGCGGGTGTTCGTTGCGGTTTTATGATTGCGGAACAAACGCTACTAACCCGCATTGCCGAAAAACTGGGTCCGTGGACGATCAGTCATTCTGCCCGTTATGTTACGGCTCTGGCTTTGGCAGACCGTGCTTGGCAACAGGCCGCCATTCTGACACTTAGTCAGCAACGGCAGCGCTTGGTCACACTATTAAATCAGAATGGCTGGGTTACGCAGGGTAGTAGTGCACTTTTTCAGTGGGTAGTGCATCCACAAGCTGAAAAATTACACACATTGTTAGCCAGACAAGGAATTTTTACGCGTTTGTTTAACATGCCAGTCAGTTTGCGATTCGGATTGCCGGGTAATGAATTAGATTGGCAGCGCTTGGATCAGGCTTTACGCAGCGCTGAAATTAGCGGTCTTTTAGCTAAATACGGATAACTTTTCTAAAGATTATCTTTCACTTTTGCACAAAAACGGTACACATGGATTATTTTCCCCTTTTCCTGAAATTGAAAGACCAGCCCTGTCTGGTAATAGGCGCTGGCGAAATAGCCGCGCGTAAAATTGAGTTATTGGCAAAAGCTAATGCCCGTATAGTGGTCGTTGCTCTGGATATAGGTGCTAAGGTAGCAGCTATGGCGGAAGCCGGCATAATTGTTGTCCACCAGCAAGCGTTTAATCCACAAGTATTAACAGGCATGCGTCTGGTGGTCGCTGCCACCAATCACCTACCCACCAATATCGAAATTGCACAAGCAGCGAATCAGCTGCATATTCCCGTCAATGTGGTGGATAATCCAGATCTATGCAGTTTTATATTTCCGGCTATTGTCGATCGTTCACCTTTGTTGGTCGCCATTTCTTCAGGTGGTGCCTCGCCGGTATTAATCCGCTTATTGCGCGCTAAAATTGAAAGCACTATTCCGGCCGCTTATGGGCGCTTGGCGGTATTTGCCGAAAAATACCGGGAAAGGGTTAAGCAACATATAACACAACCGGCAAAACGTAGGATTTTTTGGGAAAATGTGCTGCAAGGGCGCACTGCCGAATTAGTCTTTGCAGGCCAGGAACAGGAAGCGGAACAGCATTTTAATACGCAATTATCCCGCGTTGAAAACTCACAAACTCACGGCGAGGTCTATTTAATTGGTGCCGGGCCGGGCGATCCGGATTTACTGACCTTTAAAGCCTTACGATTGATGCAACAGGCTGACGTGATTGTGTATGATCGCTTAGTGTCGGACGGTGTGTTGGAGATGGCCAGACGCGATGCCGAAAAAATCTACGTCGGCAAGCAGCGTAGCCTACATAGTTTGCCGCAAGAATCAATCAACCAGTTACTAGCCGATCTGGCGCTGGCTGGCAAACGCGTGGCAAGGTTGAAAGGGGGCGATCCATTTATTTTTGGTCGCGGCGGTGAAGAAATCGAAACCTTAATGCAGCAAGGTATCAGTTTTCAGGTGGTTCCAGGTATTACCGCAGCCGCTGGTTGTGCCAGTTATGCGGGTATTCCGCTGACCCATCGGGATTACGCTCAGTCCTGTATTTTTGTCACCGGACATCTCAAGGATGGTACAGTCAATCTGGATTGGCCACAATTAGCCAGACCCAATCAAACGGTGGTTATCTATATGGGCTTGGTAGGGCTGGAAACCATTTGCCAAGAATTGATAGCACATGGTTGTCCCGCAGAGCTGCCGATTGCTATCATTCAGCAAGGCACTACTCGCCAGCAACGGGTATTAACAGGCAGTTTGGCCGACATGCATCAACATGCAGAATTAGATGAAATAAAAGCACCCACTTTAATTATTGTCGGTAATGTAGTGAAACTACGGCAACAGTTGGATTGGTTTCGAATAGAGTAGAGTAAAAATATTGGGTTAAAATGGATATAGCGTAAATTGTTGAATTACGGAAAGTATGTAATGCAACCAGAGCCGTCTTAAGTAAATAGCCTTTGGGCTGGTTAAATTTAATTAATTTAACCAGCCCTGTTTATGCTGTTATTGACGGTATTAAAAAAAACCAGACGTAGTGTGTCAATAACAATACCTAAATTACGCCTGAGTATTTAACAAGCTACCGGAGCTGCCAGAAAAGTTTTGTAGATTACTGGAAAATGATTGTAAAAAACTACTTAAAGTCGCAGTACTACTCCCACCTAGAGCGCTCTCTAAATCGCTAAAACTTTTTTCTAAACTGCTGAGTGTGGAATCTGTAGTACTTGACGACGATGAGCTTGTTGAGCTGGTCGAACTTGTCGAGGAGGAAGCGGATGACAATTCTTGCATTAAACTTTGTAAGTCAGCCTGTATATTCGGGCCTGTCCGACCAGCACCGTTAATGCTGCTGGTAGAATTTGCCTGGTTGCTGTCAGTATTTCCATTGCTGCTGTTTGCCGTATCTTGATTGCTATCACTGCCGCTTTGAGCATGCAATGCTGCCATCAGGTTCTGCATAAAAGTCGCCAAAGCCTGGGCGGCATCTGCACTGGTTGTGGATGACGAAGAAGATGTCCCCGACGTTGAATCAGTTGCTGTTGTTGAACCAGTCGAGCTAGATGACGAGCTACTACCAATGCCTATTTGCGATAAAGCTTGGGTAATTGCACTCATAATACCGGAGGGTGGTGGTCCTGGCGGGGGTGCCATGTCAAGCCCATTACTGCTATTTGTGCTGCCACTCGAACTGTTACTAGAATTAATATTTTGGCTATTATTAAGTTGATATAACCAATTACTACTGCTTGATATGCTGCTGATAGACATTTTCGTTCTCCAATTAAAAGTCAAGAAATGCTCGAACTATTCATGCACTATCATTAAGACATAAATACATCGAACACCTACTTTTCCCTAAGCAGATTATCAGCCAATTAATTAGAAATTAGACAGAGTTTTATGTAAAAAAATGTAAAGTTAAGTTAAGAATACCTTTGATTTATTTACATAAATTTAAAATAAACCGCCTATCTTGTTTATAAACTTTAATTAAAAGCAACATGGCAAAAAAATTCCCTTCTGATCATGAATCGGCAACCCTTATTACTAAGCTTATCAATCAATCAGTTATTCTTTAATTTAGATATTTTCCTTTTATAGTTGTTGGTTTTTATTTCCTGCGACTGCAAAATAATGCCGCTGTAACCTGTCAATAGGGATTTAAGACAGTTTCCATTAGTTCAAAACTGTCGAATAGCGGATATAGGTTTTCAGCGTCGATAAGTTTTAGTGAATTGAGTTAGTTGTGTATCGAAGCGGTCATTCTTGCATAGACTGCCGGAGTTCAGAGTGAAAGCCAGCATCGAAGCTTGCAATTAAAGAGAGCAGGTTGATTGTTAACTTGCCCTCTGTTTTGATTTTTTAATAGGCGTATTTAGTCTAAATTAAATAACTTTTTTATATCCAGTACTTTTTCTGAATCGACAAAATCAAGAGGAAAGTTTTGGGCTATATTATAATTGAGTAATATATCTTTACTCCATTTGCCCGATATATGTGAAATACTATGAAAAAGTAATAAAGTTTGTTCATGCAGCGAAAGTTGCGCACGAATTATTTTAAAATATTTTTCTTTTTCATTGGTATCTGTACAATTGGTGTCAACATAGTTAAATGTTTCATATAAATGTAAAAATAAGTGGCGTAAACGTGTTATATGGCCACCGAAAAGTTCATGTTTAATCCATTTCTTATCCTCGTTTTCAATCGGATCAAGCTGTTCAAAATAGTTTTTTATTTTATCTAACAGCTTATTTACAAACTCATTCTTGTCATAATGGCTCAAGGCATTTTTAAGTAAACGCGTCGAGTTTCTCCCCGTTCCATAATATAAGCAACAATAGGCAATGATACATTTATCTTCATTAGAAAAGCTTGATTCTATATCTTCAATGGCTTGCAGAATAAATCTAAACTCGCGGTATAAAAGTACAAAAACTTTTCTGCCTTTCTCTACTTTTATTTCTGTTTTAACTTCTATTTGAAGTTCTGATACGTTTTCCCTGTGCATTTTTAATAACTCAAAAAAATGAGTCTCAAAACTTTGCTTGGTATAAGCTTTCCGGTAATCCCTAAAGGTAATAAAAAGTAGAATGACGTTGCATAGAGTAAAATAGGCACCTACATACCCTCCAACAAAACATCCCAGATCTCCAAAAGCTTCTTTATCAATCTTACCTAAGTGAAATTCGTCTGTTATCACAAAAACCAGATTTATAAACAGTATTCCTAAAAATAAAGAGACGGCTACAAAAGAAATTTTAAAGAGTGAAAATATGTTTTTTAACTTGTTTAGCATTGTTTTGTTATGTCAAAAGTAATAGCAATGATGGGCTAAAAAATGCCCGTCATCGCTTATAGCTCTTCCGGATCGAACACTTTTTAGCACATAAGGTTTTGTGTAATGCACGGCAACGGTGCATTGCCCCATGCTGAGGCGCTTAAAGGGCCAGTTTGGGGCATTAATAGAACGTTTTTACGGCTTAATAATTAAAAGCAATATACATTCCATTTTTAAAACTAAAATCGTTGCTTGCCACCCTATAGGTTTAACCCTTAATGCATACTAGCAAATTGCGTTTTGGCGGTGCTTCGGCTCATTAAGCGTCCCGCTCCGTGTGAACAAGAACAAAAGGATTGTGGATTGCCTTTACCACGAACGATATAAGATTTTGCGCCCTTGCTACCGGGGATAATTCCCAGTTCACCATCTGCCGACTAATCTGGTGAACGCTCATAAGTTAATTCCTAGATATTTATATTGCGAGTTTTATGGTTCGATATAAAGAGAACGCACTTTTTCACAAGCTTGCAATCACTTTCTCAACGATGATTGTTAACGGTTGGAGGGATGATGTTGCCTTTGGCCTGCATGTTGATCGCCTCTGGATGCGCCATGTAATGTTTCCGTAGGCAATTCGCTAATGCCTGCTTGGTATCATCTTCAACCGGGCAGATGTCCGTTGCTGGCAGGCAATCGAGGATGTTCTGCAACAGTTGATCCTGCGGTGGTGGCATTTTCTGTACCCATGAAGCCAGCAAGACACGGTTTATATGCGATGGCAGCGATGCCAGGATGCCAATATCGTTTTGGTTATGCACCAATAGGCCAGACGTAGTCCCACGGTCTAGTGTCAATACCTGAAAGAAATACAGAGTGTGGTATTCAAGCTGCTTGTTGCGGATCTCGTCGGTTGGCGATGTGCGAGTATCGAGGGCAGCCGAGAAAATATCGCAATAAACATCAATAGCAGCCTCGCCAACCGTCTTTGCCATATTCAGGTCGATATTGAAATCACCACTAAAGTAGTTTTCCAGATAAAAATGCGTCACGCCGCGGTGGCGTCCCAGCACTGGAATATTGAAGTAACTATTACCCTGTGCGGCAGCTTCATCGTACCGTTCCGCTGCAGCCTGCCTGAGTTTTTCGGCAAACTGTTCTTTATCCGCATCGTACTCGTTAGATGGGTTTAGGTCAGCCATTACTCGCCAATAACCACTGCCGTCCTTCATTTCGGTCCAGCTGAGGTGAATATGCACTGAAGGTGCCAGCGGATTGTCGGGATGGATAATGGTGGAAATCGCCGAAGCGGATGCCAGTTTCTTGCTGTCATCATCGTCATACTGCACCTGAGAGGTATTGACCGACCCGCGATTGAATATCGTCTCGTCGGTCGCCATATAGCGCATGCCTCCGCCATGCTTCCCCTGGTCGCGCAACCATTCTATCGGTACAAAAACATTGCCATTACCGAACTTGTTGCTGATCTTGTTCAATCTATTAATAAAACGATGTTGCAAGTCACAAACTAATGAGTAGGCCAATTCGGCACGTGATGATTTGGCTTTGATCCTGTTCATTTATGGTTATTTCCTGCTAGAGATGAAGACATATGTATTGTTACATAAGCAAAAGGGATTTGGATTTCAAAATTGGCAACAGATCTGTCCGTTTTTGATAGGGGGGATAAGTTTACAATTACAAATTGATTGAAATTCGGCACGTTTTATCTCCCAAAAACGACAACGTACTAAGTTGAGGTATTTCTAGGGAACGACTATCTAGCCATAAATGTTATTGACGGCGCGTTGGGCTTAATGCACTTGTTTTGCAGGTTTTTGCGCAAAAAAGAAGATAAAACAGGCCATTAAAACAAATAATGTTGCTGACGCCGAATAACGGCTGAGTTCCAAACCACCCTTACTTATCGGCTTATCCAGGAAGTCACCGACTACGGCTCCAAGTGGCCGCGTAAGTATAAACGCTGACCAAAACAAGATTGTATGGGAAATTTTTGTTTTGTAATACGCCACTGCAATGATTACTAACATCAAGCCAAAAACTATCGCGCTGCCACTGTAGCCAAGGTCAGCTGAATTTGCCGTCCAATCACCGAGCGCGGTTCCCAAGGTTTGAGAAAACATGATGGTGATCCAGTAAAACATTTCAGATTTCGGTGAAGTCACAGTATTAACCGCCACCGAACCCAGAATACGATACCAAATGAACAGCGATGCCATGAGCAAACTGAACAGTATTGTCGTACCGCCTGTATAACCAATATCTAGCGAACGATCTGCAAAATCGGCAAGCGTCGTACCCACTGTTGTCGTTGCAATGATTGTTGTCCAGTAGATGATCGGGTGAAATTTCTTTACCGATATTTGAGCAATTACAGCAACAATAAAGATTGCTGCAAATATTCCGGTACCAACCAGATAACCAAGGTCCATAGACATTGAGACTGCATCGCCACCTGTTTCGCCAAGTGTTGTAGCAAGAATTTTTATGATCCAAAAGACTAGCGTTACCTCTGGCACCTTGCTTAGAGCTTGTTGATCGGTGTTCATTATTACCTCTTATGTGCTTATATGGATTACGCTTACCCTGCTTATATCAACACTGCCAAGATCCACAAAAACACAAGGAAGAATGCGGATTAGGCCACTCTAACCACCACAGTTAAGCTAATAGGCAGCCATTGATCGACTCTTTCCAAGTGCCATCGATGGAAAGAGTCTACCTGTTTTAACGTTATTCTCGGCGACATCTGAATAAATCAGCCAGCAAAGTATATACCTGAGTAAGGTATCATATAGGAAAATGCCCCATAGATTTTATGGTGTATCTGAACCCAATTTAACAGTACTGTTCACAGAAATAAATAAAATAAGAGGATTGTGTTTGAAAAAGTTTCACTTTAAGGTTAGTTTGCTGATAGCAAGTCTTTGGCTGTCATTGATAAGTGGGGTATTGGCTGCAGGCAATGCACCTGACGAACCGTTAGTTATGACCAGCGGCGACGGTCGATTCGAACTCTATTCTGACACAAATCTTGATCCCAAAGAAGCCCATGCTTTTCTATTGACAGTTCAGAATGCCTGGAATTGGTTATTAGAAACTCAGCAATGGGTTAATCCCACCTTATTGGATGGACAGCCAGTGCAACTGCGTTTGCTTGATGATGATAATGCGCCTTCTGGAGGAAGTGGTCGGGGTTTTACTATAGCGTTAAAGCGTTTATATACCTTACCTGACCTAACCAAAGGTACTGTTGCACATGAGTTGAACCATGTTCAGGATAGACGCCAAACTGGCAATGGCGTGGTGCCTGGTTTTATTACTGAAGGACGTGGTTTGACTAATGGTTTCTGGTACCGCTATTCTCTTGGCTTACCACCACAACCTTATGATCATGCGTTGGCCCGTAGCATAGCTAACTTCACTCCTGAGCAAATGTCAGATGTAGTACACCGCATGCAGCGCGGCGACGTACATGATGCGAACGATCCTAAAGCCAACGCCCGCCTTGAATTTGGAGGGGCTTGGTTTGTGGAGTATCTTAGAACCACTTTTAATGGCCATGGTTTTCCTGATGTGCAACCTCGCCTAGCTAGTGTAATAAGTGAAGTTCACAATGGCATACCGTTTGAAGATGCCTTCAAAAAAGTTTTTGGAGTTGAATTTAGTCGTGTACAGGATGCCTTTATCGCCTTTGTAACAAACACCGAAGGCACACATCGTGTCAAAAGTATGATATGGGAAGGCTTGATCGGTAAAGAGAATCGCAACTAAAGATAAGTCAAGCAGTTGCAAAACAGCGTTGAATAATCACCCGTTTTGTAAGTGCATATTCTGGCAACTTGAACACTTATTCTGAACCAATCTGAACTGAAGTTGGAAGCGTTAATTTAGCTCAGCAAAAAAAGCAGGGTAAAGGAGTTGAATTTCTGATGCCAAAAATCGGCTTAAACGAAACTCGTTGTTAAGCAGTCCTATTCTGAAACAGGGTTTCAAAATGATCCTGATCCAGACTAAAACCCGCAGCATTTTTATGGCCACCACCCCCATATTGTTTTGCCACTTCGCTGACATCGTAGTTACCTGTTGAACGTATGGCAAACCACCACCGCTGTGTATCACCATCATATTGATAAGTAGTGCCAAAGGTATTCGATTCATGCGCAAGTGCATGACCTACTTCATTAGAAAATTCGGGTGGTGCGTTGACTGCTAAACCCTTAAATCCCCCCAATTGTATGGGATGCTTTTTAACCAGAAGTCTTTTAATACTGCCATTACGTTGTTCAAGTAACAGATCACCCATTTTTTCTATATTTTTTAACGAAGTATTACCATACAATTTATGTAAATTCTGTATCTTAAACGGTGTCTTGTTGTGCAAGGCACACATAATAGCTTTGGTGCTTGGGTATTTAAAACTCCATAAATCATGGTCTTCTATAATGCTTAACAATTCCGGTACTGGCTTATCCGGAAAGAAGTATTGCCATGCTAAAACACAGCCACTGTGGTTTAAATCAAAGCTGATTTTGACATTTTCAGGAATATCATGACTTGCCCAATACTGCTCATGTTCTTTTTGGGCAGATTGATGATGATCAATTAAGGTAATGGTATGCGCTTTTTGCGCCGCCTCTATAATGGCTTCAGGACTGTAAGAAAAATCTAATATATACAGATCATCCCCAGCATTAAAATGCGGCATAGGCTTATCATATTGCACGCCAATAAATTTTGAGTTATTTCTAAAGTACGACCATGCGGCCCAGGCAGCGCCAGAACCATCCATGCAATTTTTGTGAAACAAAATAATATTCAAAGAATTAACCGCTGTGAGTCTAAAACTTGATCAGTAAATGGATCGAAACATCCGACATAGCGATTACATACGCACATAGTGCTATGTGCGCATATTACCTACCCGTGTTCTATGAAGCTTTATACCAGAATTATCTACGCTAACATAGGGTGTCATTAACGAGGCATATACCAGTAGATCCTAGGTTTCTGCTGTCACATGGTTTTTTACCGTAACAATCTATACCTGAAAGTCTAAACTACGTTCCAGTAACCAAATCATACCGATGGTAATTATGCCGCTGGAAGCGGGTTTCAGTATATATTTTGCGTAATAGTCACGGCGACTCAAGACGATAATCAGCGGCAACAGCGCAGAAACGATTAGCAGTTGCCCCGCTTCAACACCTAGATTAAAGCCTAACAAACCATATAATCGATGGGTGTCTGGTAAGCCTAAATCCAATAATACGCCGGCAATACCCATGCCGTGAATTAAACCAAAACCAAAGGCAAACCAAGTACGTTGCGCCATAAAGCGTGGAAAAATATTGTTTAAGGCGGCTAATACCACCGACGCGGCAATTGCTGATTCTACCCAACGACTTGGCAGTACAATATAGTGTAAAGCGGTCAGACTCAAGGTAATGGAATGAGCAAGGGTAAATGCCGAAACGATTTTCAGAACATCGGTAAAGACACTGCGCAGTGTTAGTTTGGCGTGCCATTCACGATAGTCACGTTTTAATGCTGCAGGCAGGATGAGACTCAGCAAAAACAAAATATGATCATAACCTTTCCAGATATGCTGTAAGCCTTCATAACTAAAACTCAAAAACTCTTGTAAGGGTTGCGATTGGGTATTGACGTTAAATTGATAGTTGGGTTGCTCGGGGCTAAATATATGCGTAATAAGGCTGTTATTGCTATTCAGTTTCAGTAAGCCGCGATGCTGTCTGTCAAAATCGAAAAATAATTGATAATTAATGTTGAATTGTGGTCCAGAGTTTGCGCAATCAATTTTAAAATACACCACTGCGTAATGGCCATCGCTGTGTTCATCTACTTTAAAATCGGTCGGATTTAGTGCGCAGGGCTGTTCTGTGTTGCTGATGACAAGTCTGTTTAAGGCATAGTCCGTAACCATGGCTTGTTGTGCGTGTAATTCTTGCCAGGTAATTTCACCATCATCATCGGTATCCAAACCGATAGCTGTTTCCAGATCACGCAAGGCAATATCCCATTGACCATGGCTTTGCTGTGCTTCGTTGCTAATGCTTAGATAGCTATCGCTGGGTTTATGTGCCATAGCGGAGAAACTGAGCAGGCTTAATAGACTAAAAATGAACATTAGTTTCATGCGGGTAGCTCCTGATAGCGTTGAATAAGAGTCTGTAAGCGCACATCTTCTAAGCCTGCATTTTGTAAAAGTGCTATAGCAGATTTAACGTCTGCTTGGCTACGTTGAGTAGCAAGAGCTGTTTCCAATAAAATGCGGGCATCGCGCGGTTCACGCTGTATTGACCAGTTTGCCAAGGCCAGGGGTAATGCCTGCCCGGCAGAATTTTGCAGATGGAGTAAAAAACGCGCTTCATCACCTTGATGTACCGTGTCACCCCGTAAGTGACTGGCAGCAAAGCGAGCTTTCAAGATTTGTATGTGCTCAGCTGCCTCAGGCATATGTAGGTGTTGTTCGGCTAGGGTTAAGCGCAGTAATAGGCCATCGGCGCGGATTTGCTCACTTAATAAGCTGACAACCTCTTGGTAGCGTTGTCTATCGAGTAAAAAGTCGGCATAAGTGTTAGTTAAATAGGCATTTTGCAAAGGTATTTGTCGGGCCTGTTGATAATGTTGTTCGGCAGCCTCGGTATCACCTAGGCGTTCTGCCATTTCTGCCAAAGTAACCCACGCCCATTGTTGTTCTGCGGCTGAGGAAGAGGAGGCTGATAACATTACTTTCTGTAGCTGTTGATAAGCAGTATTCAGTTGCCCACTTAAGCTTAGTGTGGAATTGATGCAAACCTGGCTGGTAAGTGGCACGGCCAGTTTTAATAAAGGCAGGCAATGATTTAATGCCTGGGTGTAGTGACCTTGCACTTCCAAAATTTGTGCTTTGGTTAACCAGGCTTGCGCTAAACGTGGCTGTTGCGCCAATGCTTGGTTTAAATAATGAAGTGCCGCCGGGAATTCATGCCTATTTTGGTACAAAGTGGCGCGTAAAGTTAATACTTCTGCACTGGGGTGAGCATTTTTCAGCCAAGGCGTTAACACGGCTTCGGCATAACCATAGTAGCGAGGATCGGACTCAGCTCTACCCAATTCTATATAACGTTTTACTAATTCTAACGCCACGGCTAAATCGTTTGG contains:
- a CDS encoding cytochrome c gives rise to the protein MHNYYKKIGAALLVTFSAFNVYAADLVAGKNRAMVCQGCHGSAGVSSMALFPSLAGQSHSYLEAQLNSFKTGSRSNAMMQPLAKDLSDADIQNLAAYFASLPSKSSGGDTNLAKQGKDKVNMCLGCHGAKLTGQAQVPRLAGQHADYLAKQLHDFKSGERKAGHMNMIAKTLSDEDIKAISAYLGTLE
- the cbiB gene encoding adenosylcobinamide-phosphate synthase CbiB, with translation MTPAIILSVTLGLAISLDYYLGEPANTYHPLVAFGKWVKYLEQGLLRLDISENYQRLFGVVAMILAIVPSFAWLLWQPQSPWVEIVFGTLTLYFCIGARSLQQHAQAVHIALQANDLSDARLQVSKIVSRQTAHMSDADIRRATIESVLENGADAVFAPLFWFVLLGPFGAVLYRLSNTLDAMWGYKTLRYRHFGWASARFDDAMNWLPARLTALSYTVLGNSSQALQAWRYHAPLLESPNAGPVMSAGAGALNLQLGGPAIYAGVPKQKPWFGGKNIPQNNDIDRACQLIYRTCWLWWLLIVVGVNFA
- the cobD gene encoding threonine-phosphate decarboxylase CobD → MLTLLEHGGRLREAAHQYGIPLTDWLDLSTGINPNGWQVPAIPAHCWQRLPEDNDELLPNARLYYQNSSLLAVAGSQAAIQLLPTLRAPAQVGVLHPAYAEHATGWENAGHQLRILDIDNIESELDTLDVLIIINPNNPTGKLWEPARLLDWHHKLSQRGGWLIVDEAFIDNMPEYSLSALPVKKGLIILRSVGKFFGLAGVRCGFMIAEQTLLTRIAEKLGPWTISHSARYVTALALADRAWQQAAILTLSQQRQRLVTLLNQNGWVTQGSSALFQWVVHPQAEKLHTLLARQGIFTRLFNMPVSLRFGLPGNELDWQRLDQALRSAEISGLLAKYG
- the cysG gene encoding siroheme synthase CysG yields the protein MDYFPLFLKLKDQPCLVIGAGEIAARKIELLAKANARIVVVALDIGAKVAAMAEAGIIVVHQQAFNPQVLTGMRLVVAATNHLPTNIEIAQAANQLHIPVNVVDNPDLCSFIFPAIVDRSPLLVAISSGGASPVLIRLLRAKIESTIPAAYGRLAVFAEKYRERVKQHITQPAKRRIFWENVLQGRTAELVFAGQEQEAEQHFNTQLSRVENSQTHGEVYLIGAGPGDPDLLTFKALRLMQQADVIVYDRLVSDGVLEMARRDAEKIYVGKQRSLHSLPQESINQLLADLALAGKRVARLKGGDPFIFGRGGEEIETLMQQGISFQVVPGITAAAGCASYAGIPLTHRDYAQSCIFVTGHLKDGTVNLDWPQLARPNQTVVIYMGLVGLETICQELIAHGCPAELPIAIIQQGTTRQQRVLTGSLADMHQHAELDEIKAPTLIIVGNVVKLRQQLDWFRIE
- a CDS encoding putative phage abortive infection protein is translated as MITDEFHLGKIDKEAFGDLGCFVGGYVGAYFTLCNVILLFITFRDYRKAYTKQSFETHFFELLKMHRENVSELQIEVKTEIKVEKGRKVFVLLYREFRFILQAIEDIESSFSNEDKCIIAYCCLYYGTGRNSTRLLKNALSHYDKNEFVNKLLDKIKNYFEQLDPIENEDKKWIKHELFGGHITRLRHLFLHLYETFNYVDTNCTDTNEKEKYFKIIRAQLSLHEQTLLLFHSISHISGKWSKDILLNYNIAQNFPLDFVDSEKVLDIKKLFNLD
- a CDS encoding coproporphyrinogen III oxidase, which produces MNRIKAKSSRAELAYSLVCDLQHRFINRLNKISNKFGNGNVFVPIEWLRDQGKHGGGMRYMATDETIFNRGSVNTSQVQYDDDDSKKLASASAISTIIHPDNPLAPSVHIHLSWTEMKDGSGYWRVMADLNPSNEYDADKEQFAEKLRQAAAERYDEAAAQGNSYFNIPVLGRHRGVTHFYLENYFSGDFNIDLNMAKTVGEAAIDVYCDIFSAALDTRTSPTDEIRNKQLEYHTLYFFQVLTLDRGTTSGLLVHNQNDIGILASLPSHINRVLLASWVQKMPPPQDQLLQNILDCLPATDICPVEDDTKQALANCLRKHYMAHPEAINMQAKGNIIPPTVNNHR